Below is a genomic region from Culicoides brevitarsis isolate CSIRO-B50_1 chromosome 2, AGI_CSIRO_Cbre_v1, whole genome shotgun sequence.
attcattaataatcaaaattaatttaacttctttagaaatttttataaaattaatttcataattttttaaattttttaaaaattttaaataataaaaatcaaaatgtgataattttcgagcttcaattttttttttcattgaatttcttaattttttacgatttttaaagtttaatttataagttttaaattatttttaattatatttttttgtttatttatatttttcgaattttaatttttttttcattgaatttcttagaaaaattgacctaatattttcaaaacttgacaaaaatgcacttttatcCTTCATTTCTTCCATTGACCAACTTTCAACAAAACGTTCTAttcacattttcttcattttactACATTTATTACTCAACATTTACAAGGATTATATTTCTACAAAgaaatgcaaacaaaaaaaaaagttataaaaagtgACACAATTTCTTCTCTTTAAACAGATCTCATAACGTTCGTACATAAATAGGCTAAAAACTTGTAATActactttgtaatttttaaaaaaggataCAAACGACACAAAACTAAATCGGATTGTcatcaaaaagaaaagaattccaaagaaaaacgatttttaatcaaaaaagtgtGTCCTGTTCAgtgaaaagagagaaaaaagtgaataaataagaaaaaagaaaaaatcccgGGAAACAACATCAAATATCATATCAAGTTGCATTTCGTTgcaattttactcaaaaaaaaaaaaaaaaaaaaataagaaagaaaagtACTAGAAGTGAAGTTGTGCATTCAAAGTAGATTTAAGTTCTTGACAACGCCACGACAAAAGAAAacgtaaattttctttaaaaaaaaacgacaaaaaaaaacttttcatcataAGAATCAGagcggaaattatttttgtcgtgCTTTTTATCGACagcttttctttcatttttttgcgcCAATGTTCCAAAGCAAGAAAAACAACATCAAAACAAGGAGCTTAGCCGGGCGTTAAATATCACAACAGAATTGTAACGAGGATTATTCGAGTTTTGGTGCGGCAAACGACAAAAGGAACAACTAGGTAAGTGACATGCTGGAGTCGAAAATCGATTTCCGTACCCATTAAAATatggcaaaaacaaaaaaaaaatactaataaaaTTCGCCTAATCTGGAATTGTAATAAAGCACGCCACACCTCGTTCGTTCACACAATCGGATCTTATCTCATAtaacaaaaacatattttaactttgaacAAGGACACCTTCGTGAAGTGAAGTGAACATAGGTCGACAtcgaattttatgtttttgtttaaacgtttgagatttttgaaaagaaatttttttttggcattttaattaattttttacattaaataattatttaaataattttattttattttttttaaattaaataattatttaaataattttcatttaatttttttaaattaaataattatttaaataattttaatttatttttttttttaattaaaaaattattttaataattttaatttattttttttttaattaaaaaattattcgaataatctttatttaatattttttattaaaaactattgaattaatttttatcgattttttttttaattaaatatttatttttttttttttttttgaataatattttattaattttaatttattcttttaaattaaaaaaattatttaaataattttaatttatttttttgaaaaaaaaatatttgaataattttaatttattttttttttagtttaaaaattatttaaataatttttattttatttttttaaataaataattattttattaatttttacttattttttttaattaaaaattatttatttaatttcatttaatttatttttttattttaaaaaaatatttttttttatttttaaaaatatttttttaaattcatgaaaatacaCTCAAGTTCACTTCACgtcgaaaattttccacaaaaatctagttttttgctcaaaacccCAAAAAAGAGGCAGAGACGAAAATCACTGAACCAAAAACATGTACAAACTTGTTCTTCACTAAAAATAACACAACACAGATTTTCAGGACGAACGGAAAAAACGGgccaaaaataataagatttttcGGCAAGGTGAACGAGCGACGTTCAAGcgaggacgacgacgacatgttACTcaacgaacacaaaaaaaatcgtaataataataaaacagcaGGCACAacttatgttgttgttgttgtttcaagCTCTTGCGATGAATATTGTGTGTGCGAGATAATCGCTTAAAGTaatgtaaattaatgatttttgttgttgtttctcgGAACGAGCGCGCGGAACACTATTGCTTGCTTGAGAGATTGTTATTTTTCCTCAGCATGGATTAATGGACCAAAATTCAGAGAGGGATTTTCTGCGttatgaaaaacatgaaagaagAGAAGCTTTCaccttgttttttttgttgttgaaggaaaaatgtgtgctaaaaatattttttttttaaatacaaaagccTTGTTTATTGTTCTGCTGAGCCTCTAATCCGGCTATCACGCAAAcacatgttttgttttttggctagcagtaaaaaaatatgagagaaaatgaaaaaaggaacTTATTTTTATGGGCTTTAACAAAGTGagctttttcaattatttcaagtgtttttgaaaaaaaaaatttagtgtcGATTGTATGAACAGCTGTCTCTAATTTTGAACATGTTCAGATTTTTCATGTATGAAAATgtcgttaaattatttttcaagctaTTTTAGGACATTTTCGGTTCGTCTCgtaggaaaaattaattttcttcgtaaaaaatgattttaaagttTCTAATTTCGcttcatgtaatttttctaaattttttgattcaatctggttcaataaaaattatgttgggACGCGTTTTGTGATGAGTACTTTCCACGAACGacccgaaaaataaaataattgaaattaacgTAAACATCTTGTAGAATGTTTTTGTGAGACTGAAGCAATTTCTGAACGAGACGAGACACGAAATACGagagacaaaaatattgacataGCTGTATCAAGTATTTGGTATCTAAACAATACGCTCTCCATAGCTTCAATGAGCCATTGACttcaatgcaaaaaagtgGCGATAAACACTCGAGCGATTCGACATGACAATGGAGAGATAACACGGTGtaacaaaattacttttttttgtaaaaggtGAAATTTGTGAGTTATGAACAactgaaaaagttcaattttgcttcatttttttcaaattttgaaataaattgaagcaaaattgaatttttagtcaatttttataacttgCAAGTTTCACCTTTTATCCAAACCTGATGTAAGggtgcaaattaaaaaaatgatctcgagacacaaaatattttaaaatacacaCGAGACATGAAAATTAGATAGATTAAGTatcaaggaacaaaaaaatgtatattggggcaatattttaaaatgtgaattgggatgaaattttagaatgtgcattggggtcaagttttaaaatgttcattgggataaaatttaagaatgtgCTTTGGTTCCATGtttggcccaatgcacattctaaaacttcagcccaataaacatttttaaactttgccccaatgcacattctgaaaccccaacccaatgcacattttcagttcttgccccaatgtacaatttttcattgtaaCTGTCGATGTTTTAGCTTTCGAAACATGGAGTTTtgtaatttagttaaatagaCTGTTTTCGATAATTTACGATTTAACGCTTTTCGTATCACCGTTCCATAAATAAATCAGTAGTACGAAAAGTTTCAATGTAGCTGCAGTGTCAAATTAGGCATGGATAGCGTTGCATCAACTGTCAATTTCTCTCTTGAGCAAAAAACTATGGAAAAAAGTTCTGACTCAAAGTACAATCCGTTCGAGCATCGCAGCACGGAGAACACAAGCTCAACCTTCGGAGCATTAGCACACATGGTAAAATCGATGCTGGGCGCTGGTCTCTTCGCAATGCCTCTCGCGATCAAGCATTGTGGACTCGTACTGGGCACAATTCTCGCTCTGTTGATTACTTTTTTGTGCGGGCATGGAATGCATTTGATCGTCAAAGTGTCACGAATCATGTGCGAGCGAACGAAACAACCGATGAtgaattttgaacaaacaGTATTGACAGCTTTTGAGACCTCCAGTActgaaaagatacaaaaaatggcaaaatggATGAAATTGTTCGTTAATATCGCTTTAATTGGATGTTATTACGGGATTTGTTGTGTTTATATCGATATCATGGGTgagaaatttgactttttgaaaattgacttaccTTAAAAAGACTTTTCTACAGCTTCTTCCTTGAAACAAGAGCTTGACGAGTATTTAGGAGATCTCAATGTTCGATGGTACATTCTCATGTGTGCACTTCCGTTATCAGTTATTGGTCAAACTCGAGCTTTGAAGTATTTGATACCATTTTCGACGCTTGGGAATGTTCTAATCATCTCAGTGGCTTTCATTGTGCTCTATAAAATCTTCGGAGGCGAACTTAACTTCGCGGATAGGAATTTAGGTCCTCATGAGTTCATTTCAGTTCCATTGTTCTTAAGGTGAgacttcaaaatttcaagtttttcataattttctgaaaaaatcagtttttagcATCGTCGTCTTCGCTCTCGAACCAATCGGCGTAACTCTCGTGATCGAAAACGAGATGAAAACTCCCGCTGATTTCACAAAAACGTTCGGCGTGATAAACGTTTCCTGCGTTTTCGTTGGCTTGCTTTACGCTTCTCTTGGATTTTTTGGATACGTTCGATTTGGAGATGAAGTTCTCTCTTCTGTGACGTTAAATCTTGCTGCAGGTTCAGGAACTTCAATAACCGTTCAAGTTATGATGATAATTTGTGTTTATATTTCCTTtggattgaatttttatgttgcCACGAAGGCTGTTTGGGTTTACATTGATGACGAAACAAGTCCGTTGCTTGAGACGATCATCAGATTTTGGCTTGTGATGGCTTGCGTTGGATTGGCGCTCGTTATTCCGAATATTGGATCGTTTATTGGACTTGTTGGATCACTTTTCCTTGCTTCATTGGGTTTTATAATTCCCGCAGTGGTGAACAGTGTGACGTTATGGCCTGATGAACTTGGAAAAGGGAATTGGGTTTTGGTGAAGGATTGTTTTGTAGCATTTTTTGGAGTGATTGCCCTTGTGTCGGGGACATTTTCGAATTTGGcggaaattattgaaatgtatacgaaataaagttaattttcaaagaaaattttgtaaaaaatatttgattattttttagaaatttctctaaaaataggATTTTGCAcaatattcaaatttcaaaaaaatttaaaataattaattttaaaatattaaaaattatttttttaattattaaaattaaaattaaaattaaaattaaaattaaaatttaaattaattattttttaatttaaaattttaaattttttaaattttttaattaaatattttaaaaacatttataaaaaagaaaatttttttttaattaatatttaaaaaaatttttaatttaattatttattaaaattttaattatttttttaattttttaataattaaaaaaaattttaataatttttaaaaaaaattgattttttaaataattaatttttaaattttaaaatttaataattttttgataaaaaattatttaaaaaaaaaagtttaagattAATTAATGCCAAAAATGACAAAGTCGCTAGTTTCACACTCCATCCAATAAAACATTACAAATCGTAATTCACATGTCGTCATGTCGAGTCGAACCACTTCACTGTAAATTACTATCaaacatgaataaattatatttgttcAACGTTTGTTGAGGTAGCGTCGCGCATGTATTTGACAAAAGACTTAATTAGGCAATGAAAGGTGATTAGAGGACGAccaaattgtttcaaatttacttcaaaCATTGATTTTTCCTTGTCATTTTGGGGTTTacttagcaattttttttacattcgttcaaaaaaattttataaaaaattgctacttttttgctaaaagtctttccgttcattaaaaaaaataaaaaatcaagaaagaaaaaactaaaaattatggacagtaaaatttttgaaaatgaaagttataaaaaaataaaattcttaaaattaaattaaattattaaaatttaaattaaaaaaaaataataaaataaaataattaaaaaaaaaattaaaaataataaaaattaattataaaaaaaaaattaattaaaaaaataatttaaaaaattaaattaaaaaaaaaataaaaaataaataaaaagaaaaaaaatttattaattaattaaagttaaaaaataataatttaaattaattttaaaaataaaaataaaataaaattaaaaattttaaaataattttaaataaattaaaataaaaaataatttaaaaattaaataaaaataaaaataaaaattaaatatttaaaaattaaaaatttaaaaaaaaaataataaattaattaattaaaaaaattaaatttaataaaatgcgctctaataaattaattcctcaaaaactttcataatttcgggtcagttttttttttgataaaataaatagacagAAAAACTCGCGCGTGCAATTAATCATCAcctcttgaataattttcgttaTCATATCCGGACACGCACGACTCACTGTGCCGGAATGAAATAATAGAATGACCTTTTCCCTCACAAATTCATCTCGTTCAATTTTGTGTGTTCATTGCTTTCatttggaaacaaaaaaaaagaaaagttgtgGGACACATGTGTGTCATAGTAGCTGATAAAACGTGCATCGAATGGAAATCTACGAATTTATATTTCATGCACGAATTATTCATTGACTTTTCTAATTACTGTTCTCCATATCTGTCTCTTCGGTTTTTCTCGGGCTTTGAGAAAATGCaagtgaaaaagttttaatgaaaaaaatcacacgaaAAGTAATTTATCACGTTAATCGGGtggaaattaatcaaaaaagaaaaaaggatgACTCACCGGGAagttctcattaaaaataatttcacatgcggcgcaaaattttccaacgtaataactcattttttgttgccaCAAAAGAcagcaaaaataattgcaaacaacaacaataaatggCAACGCACATTTAACTAAATGGGGATTTTGCACCCCTTTTTCCGATCTCGTTCGCCCTACAGCGACGTTTACACAACACttgttttaaattcattcacgCACATGCAGTTTtacagcgacgacgacgacgacatgcaACGTGGCGGCGAGGCGAGGGGAGGaggaaatgaacaaaaacagatgaattttattgattttcccgaacgacgacgtcgacagAACGGGAACAAGTGCAACGAAATTaggatgatgacgatgatgtaaAGCCGAAGTAAGCAAATGAAAATAGATGAATCGACAGGCAGTTGTTGGCAGGTCAGGTAGAGATACAGAGACACGGAACGAGAGAGTTTTATTGCTTTGGGGTCGCAAAATGTGAAATGTGTCTGTGTAGATGGGGGATGTAAtcgaattatttaacaaaaaacatgtcttggaagagaaaatttatgacagaACGGAATTGGAAAAGGTGTGTAATGATAGTTGGAGCAGCTAAAAGGGTTTGTTAATGGGAAGATTTATATGCGGAATTTGCATTAAATGGGTTTTTAGTAGAAATTGGACTTGAATTTGATGGGTTTATGATGTCTCAATggagtttttaagaaaaattaagaaatttattacaatttttcgattttttaaataaaaagctgaaaatattatcaaattttaaaattttaatgaatgcaattttcatgatttttaacattttttttttaataatttttacaaacgcATATAAATGGAGCTGCATCCTTTTTAATTGAACTCTTTTACacgaaaattccttttttgcgTACATATCCTATAATTCATtccttttatataaaaatatgttcttCTGTAACTcggaaaactaataaaaaaaaagtgtctttagcatttcctttaaaatgttGCTCAAAATGTTGAGTTATCAGTCGTTAGTCAGTGAAAAGGAAATTCTGGTGACTGTTCAACTATCATTACGAAGACAATTAACTCTAAAAGAATTGTTTCAAATGCATAAAAGTTTATTctaaaatgaactaaaaaccAACAGATTTGTTTtcaaatgaatgaaatgaactaaaaatgttgagaaatgaaccaattttttagaatttaattttttccataattttttaaaagttcttaTTCATAATTGGAAACTTGAACCTTTTTATACTGATATAAAAAAGAGTCTCCTTCATTTCCTTTCAAATTGTTCACATGTATAATTATCAGACATTACTCAGCGAGTTCAAAGACAATTTATCagcaaataaaatctttttgcaataattaaaaacttgaagaaaaatttgattcaaaattattttattttattcatttatttaaaattttatttattcataattttttttttttggtataaattttttattctttaataattttattgattaatattttagttttttttatgaaatttcattcgtcAAATTCGAGATGATCGTATATTTTTTCAGGATCTTTAACAGTTGAATAGTAGTGTTGTTCTTCCTCTTGATCAACTTTTGAGTCATTTAAAGCAGGATTTTGTGGATTTGAATAGTATGCATAGTAATCTTCAACATTATTGCTCGTATTTACTCTATTTTGGTATTTCGTATAAAAACATTTGCCAATTGCGATCATTGCTCCGAGAGTTATTACGGCGACAAGTGAAAAGATGATAATGTAAAGTTTGGTCTCGATACTTTCAAATTGTTTGAGTTTTCTTTCAGACAAATATAATCTTTTTGTTTCTTCCCATTCATCTTTTTGCTCAATACAAATACTTAAGTATCCAAGATCAGCATGATCGATTTTGTTTTCCTCTAAAATTTCACTCATTTCTTTTTGGCGTTTACACCAAAATTTGTTATCATTTAAATACAAGGCTTCCAAATGGCCATTTTCTTGAACCAATTGTTCCACATTAACATCAAACAAGGAGTTTTGTTCCAGAtgaatttccttcaaatttttctgtcCTTTCAAAAATTCTGCATGTGTCAAATAGTTTTTCCACAAATAGattgttgataaatttttattgttgaaaaagaAGTTTTCGTCAATTTCAGGGAGtttattattggaaaaatCAATCACTCTTAAGTTAATATTTGATACAAGCATTTTTGATGGAagactttttaaatgatttccGGATAGCGAAAGTTGTTCCATTTCAACACATTTTTCAAACGCATTTTCATCTACAAAGAGTATCCCACATTGTTTAGCGCCAAAGAACCTAACTGTTGGAACTGTTTCACAAACATCATTCGTCAGCACTTCAATAGAAGAATTTTCGAATATAAAGTAATTCAATTCGCTTTTTTTATCTGGATCCACAATAATGTTGAAATTCTTCTCCGAAAAAGTTGTATGGACACCATTAAGTTcacaattataataatttccgtacaaaaaaaaaaattcgcactTATGA
It encodes:
- the LOC134831332 gene encoding proton-coupled amino acid transporter-like protein CG1139, giving the protein MEKSSDSKYNPFEHRSTENTSSTFGALAHMVKSMLGAGLFAMPLAIKHCGLVLGTILALLITFLCGHGMHLIVKVSRIMCERTKQPMMNFEQTVLTAFETSSTEKIQKMAKWMKLFVNIALIGCYYGICCVYIDIMASSLKQELDEYLGDLNVRWYILMCALPLSVIGQTRALKYLIPFSTLGNVLIISVAFIVLYKIFGGELNFADRNLGPHEFISVPLFLSIVVFALEPIGVTLVIENEMKTPADFTKTFGVINVSCVFVGLLYASLGFFGYVRFGDEVLSSVTLNLAAGSGTSITVQVMMIICVYISFGLNFYVATKAVWVYIDDETSPLLETIIRFWLVMACVGLALVIPNIGSFIGLVGSLFLASLGFIIPAVVNSVTLWPDELGKGNWVLVKDCFVAFFGVIALVSGTFSNLAEIIEMYTK